The DNA region attccGGGGCGATGTTGTGCCAAAGGATGTGAATGCCGCTCGTGGCTACCATCAAGACTAAGCGCACCATCCAATTTGTTGACCGGTGCCCTACGGATTCAGTGTGGTATCAACTATCGCCCACCAACTCGTTGTTCGGAGGTGATCTTGCCAAGGTGCAAAGTGGCCGTATGTATGATTTATTTGTTGGGTTGTATTTTCCTTTTGGTGTTCGTTGCCGCATTTTAGGTGTATCCTTTTTGCTATTTTGTATTTCAATGGTGTCTTCTGTGTTGAAATATGACTTCTGCTGCTATGAAAGTCAATGGTTGAACTTGTTTGTGCCGAAACCTTCTGTTGATGAGCAAGATGATGGAGaagtattttttcttattaatgacCCTATTTTTCACTTCACGAGATATGTATTTTActtgcattttaagtatattattACCATATTTTCTGATGAACTTCAATTAATTTTTCGTTTTTTCAATTCAACAGATCTATATTTTGcatgcattttaagtatatttttctcgtattttttattatttcaattagtttttgtgtttttaattgtgtgttatatatttttttttacctaatTTGTTACTtgcattttaagtatttttttacCGTATTTTCTGATGAACTTCagttaatttttcattttttcaattcaACGATCCGTATTTTGCgtacattttaagtatatttttgtcgtattttttattatttcaattagtttgtgtttttaattgtctcgttatatattttttctcgcctaatttgttacttgtaaatttatgcgattttgaatttgtgtttactttttatcaaagtatattttgtagtatatattcaagttgtatttttACAAAGACAAATACACATTGTTGTAGTGACAACCACAAGTGcatttgacattgatatatttgcattatatttatagtatattttaagtatatctTGAATGAGTTTttatttattgtggttaatttgttatgttgttattttttcatgttttgttaaTGCAAAGTTTCAGTATATCTTGACGCATTCCAGCTGAAATTGATGCAAAGTTTCTCCATATGAGATACGACGCAAATCGACAAGGCAACCCTGAATGCATTTATTGATAACGAGCAACCACCAATACCCTGTCAAGGCTACCGTTGATTATGATGCGTTGATTTTAGTAGATGTTCGTGAGTAGATTTGTAGACGTAACGCTTTATgttttaagttgttttttttttctccaacttttttttgatgtataacATCACTATTGCgtcattatttttatgaagattttagaagaagttttatgtattttggtaATGATCCCGTTTGTTGTATAGTCTAATCATAGATTTGAATTCTCTTtttattacatttatatttttcatgtaCAGTTACTGctaaaaaattataaagtgCATTTCAATATCAAATTTGTATTTCCTACATGttttcactatattttattgatgaacCAGGAAGAGTTCTATGcattttctctatatattcATGGTACACTTGAATTCATTATTTAACCATAAAATTCATTTTTCTGTACAATatacttcaaaaattaaagaacaatttTAATACTCCTAAAAATACACACAAAATACAAGTgaaatatattgtaaatatattcATTACAATTCAAATCTTACGGATAAATTagaatacactaaaaaatacaATCATAATACAGATAAAATACAGTGAATCAAAAGCCACCCTTAGGgattaaaatttttttatggAGTCAAGTTTTCCCATCTTATTAaagttactaaataatattcaatatcAGCTTATTGCACTCAAtaactaatattttttgtaacgaacattttgatttttaataatgtaatttcattgaatatttttaataacgAACACAAAACCGATGGTCATAGCATCGGAGATAATCTCAACTTGTCACTATGCAATTGGTTGATGAACAAATCAAGCTTTGCGTGATTTATGAAacattaaaagattttttttttttttagttatatttcagaaaaaatatgaagagagttattgaattcaaattttatgtgaatgattaGATGTTGAATGAGATATGTGATTAGATATGAAAGAGAATGAGATGCGTGATTTATGGGACATTAAAAACGTATTTACGGTTAGTTtgcaaaagatttttttccttaaatagaGGCATTATTTGCTCAACAGTTCCGTGTATTTAGTCtgtattttggctatatttatgCGACGCGTCCAGGACCTAAATATAGGAAGAAtcagctacgaattgtaaataatGAACTTGTAGTTATAGCTTGTTAGAAGCAGCTAAAAAGTAgctatttaagaaaattttactttttgaaatggtttagaatcattttttttgtgcgtAGTGGCCTTCAAATgaactggtctttaatttttgtcccacAAATTGttggactttaatttttttccttcgccTAAAACTCCTAAGTTCCGAATTCAAACCTCCGCtcaattaaaaattttaaaaaatttcgtCAGGTAGAACTTGGattcacaaggcagagttttgccggcaaaactctgccttaacgTAGAATTTTAAGGCAGAATTCTGCCTGCAGGCCTAACTTTGACCCCAATAGCCTAAGTTTGCTataaaactctgccttgtgattTATCTTTCTTTTACTGAGTCGGGGTTCAAAACCCAAATCTCATGGTATTAGgagaaggacaaaaattaaagaccgccaatttgagggccaaaaattaaaaatcaccccaaaataagggcattcttGCGAATTGCTCGTTTAGAATTAATCCGAATTTTCCCATTCTCTTTCCGCTAAATTGAATTAATTCGTCCTAATTAATTTCTAggaatgtatacatatataaattaaataatgtATACGTATTTAGTTTAAAGAAAGAGTGATTTTGTATTTCAGAGAATAGAGTAATAATATGAGAAAatcattaaattattaaaagtaaaaataccAATATTGATATTGGAGTATCAAAATAGTTTTGGCTGTTTATATATAAAGTATAATATAAtgtcagtaatttaattaaaattaaggaGATActatttcaaaattaattatgaGATTTAGAGTTTAAAATAGACCAATCATTTAGATAAATTATTCAGGACTATGAAGCacaatgaaattaattaaagaaaaaggagagtCAAATATAGTGTCAAACAATTACTCCTACAtatattgttcttgtttcttccTAATTATTGTATTCTAAATTTTAgaaaatcccccccccccccccgaataGGACATGCTTGCCTCTTTCATTCTAAGAAGCACATCTGAATCTGGATCTCTTATTTCTGTTTCAGCGGATGAAGAAATAGTATCGATTTTAAATGTTCAATCACAACAggatattataatttttattcacACAATTCATAATTTGTGTTGATAATTATCTTTATAATGATTACTCTCATTTTTTTCACATAGGGACAATCCTTCTCCATTGGTGCGAAAATATCACTTTCAAATGAGTCTGGAGCCAAAATGGGTTGTTTTTTGAGCTAATAGCCCAAAATAGAATGCATTTTTTTAATACCAAAATtggtatttcgttggttatccaacgaaatacccatcaCTACTGTTCCGGTTCGGTTGCATTTCGCTACACTTGTAGCGAAATGtaacaaataatatatatatatatatatttttttgtatttcgttggtagttcaacgaaataggatattttttttttttgtatttcgtttataaaaaaacgaaataattttttttatttcgtttatataaaaacgaaataggaaaatatatatatatatatatatatttttttttggtatttcgttggactaccaacgaaataggataatttttttttttgtttgtatttcgtttataaaaaaacgaaataaatatttttttttatttcgtttataaaaaaacgaaataaatattttttttatttcgtttatataaaaacgaaataggaaaacataattttttttttttttgtatgtcatttatataaaaacgaaataggaaaatacatacatacatatgtatatatatatatatattttttttttttttttttgtatttcattcatataccaatgaaataggaaaaaacACTTAGTGTTTGCAACCAACACTtagttttttccatactttgaccaacgattagccgtgtgtcaagactccgaaacgtcaatattttatatagaacctgatatttttttctgcgtactataatgtaggctcaatacattaaggatacgtaaacgttcggatcatcgttttaggggttgaaaaggtacccgaagtaagttttgtttggaaactttagggtgttttattttttaagattttgatttaagcgtattattttttaatcaagacataactttattttgaatataaatctaattctaaaaaatataaggtgaaaaactagttgtaaagtggtcaaactttagatggtcataactttgcgctcggatatccgttttacgcgttttttttttaacttgcgtattttttcgagatctatgcggacaaacggccgcaaggcggtttggccgagccgatttttaaaaaaacaccttttatcccattcaatttcaattttcccccaaattagcctgaaattttcagttttatttacttataagatgatgatatgcAATAAATTTCAATGTAAAAATCCCGGGGTAATGtagctgtgaatgtcaatttcacttctgcggtttcaatttttgaaaataaagctgactaattttctcgacatataaagttgactaaaacattattttcctatttcgtttttatataaatgaaatatataatttttttttttttatcctatttcattggtatatgaatgaaatacaaaaaaaaaaaacattttatcctatttcgttcatataccaacaaaatacaaaaaaaaaaaaaataaattatattttcctatttcgtttttatataaacgaaataaaaaaaatatttttttcgtttttttataaacgaaatacaaaaaaaaaaaaagaattatcctatttcgttggtagtccaacgaaatacaaaaaaaaaaaattatattttcctatttcgtttttatataaatgaaataaaaaaaaaattatttcgtttttttataaacgaaatacaatttttttaatattttttttatcctatttcgttgaactaccaacgaaatacaaaaaaaaaaaaaaaattatttgttacatTTCGCTACAAGTGTAGCGAAATGCAACCGGACCGGAACAGTAGtgatgggtatttcgttggataaccaacgaaatacccattttggtataaaaaaaaatgcattctATTTTGGGCTATTAGCTCAAAAAACAACCCATTTTGACTCCGGACTCACTTTCaaataaaccaaaaaattaCTATGGATTAGTATGTCCAAACTGTGGACAAGAAGGGAGAAGTCCAATAAAAAAATACAGTGTATGAATTGTAATGAACACAATATGTTGATTCCCAGAGAGTTTTTGATCTAATTTTATAAGCATATTCAACGCAATGTCTATCAGAATCTTTCtcttcttataattttttttttttttttttttaaatatacacTACTACAAGTGTCAACTTAATGTGAATCTTCCAGAGATGTTTGTGGCTCAATAATTGATATAATTATAAGCAAAGAagggaagagatttacgagcaGGCTTCAAGCTAATGTAAACATTCTAACTAAATAATTTACACATGTTTACTTTACGATTGAACTTGCAATTAGTAttattttcgacaaacttaaagaattaaaattgctttaattattttttaaagactATTGTAAACTGACTATATAAAATAAGGGACTAtgcttaaattattttttaaggacTATTTTAAACTTATTTATATACTAAAATAAGGGACTTATCTTTTATCATTTTGCATTTTGTCTCGTGGTTTTTTTCATAGACAAACTTTCCCAATTCCTCCTAATCCCTTCAATTTCTCAGTTCTTTATAATTCCTCTCCCTTTGCGATCAACTTTGCTTTCAATTTCTCATATATCTCAATGTCTTGGACCCACTCTTAATGTACCCCCTTCTTCCAAAATCTTGGCCCAAAAggggaccaaaaaaaaaaaaaggagaaaagaaaaacttattATACCCCAATTTCTGTTTCAAATTTTGGCGCTAGCTAGTATAGTTCTctccgtgtgtgtgtgtgtgtatatatagtggtGTAGGCGAGTGAGGTGTGAGTCCACACCAACACTTCCCCAATCTCTACTTTCCTCTTAAGCCATTTCCCACAAACTCAAAATGATGAGCAAGAACTGGACTATGATGGCGGTTTCTTCATTCTTGGTTGCTTGCATTGTGACGAAAATGATGGCCCAAGCAGATATTGTTCCAGGAAGTGCCTCTCAATTTCGTATTGCTCTCAGATATGGttattatgatgaaaaatgtgaGGATCTTGAGAGCATTGTgtggaaaaagatgaagagtatTGTCCACCTGCAACACAATGCCCCTGCCCAACTCTTACGCCTTATGTTCCATGATTGTTTCATTGAGGTAcgaaatattcattttcttataCTCTTCTCATTTGTTAaagtttatgattcttgatatgtgcATCATCTTGAGTCATTTCACATCATAGCGTAGTCTATTCATTTGAAAATAGAGGGTTTTGTGGGTTTAAGGCTTTGTAAATCATGCATACAAGTAcgcttttatgcaatttttgtgTTCATCTCATTTTTCTCATCGCTCTATACACATATTTATCTGTTCATGAATACATTGTGCGCCCACCTATAtgcaattttttcttttgaagatTTAGTTAATCACGATTGTATCACCGAGCTTTTaggttttgtttttcttctcttttgggGATTAGCGTAAGCGAGGAACTTAGAGCCCTATGAAGGTCAAGAAAAGGATTTAAGACCTTCAATGAAACAGAGAGGGGATTAAAGAGGCTTGTAGTCGTGTTAATGGTGTATGTCAGGGTTCCCTTCCACATGTTTTGGTCTCACTTTGATAATTGTTGAttaattttctttgttgattAATTTTCTTACTACCAAGAACGATAACTACTGATCTATTTTTGTCTTTCCTGCTGTTATTTTATGCAGTTCTTAGCCTTTTTTTTGGGTTCTACAATCTCTATTGCGTGTAACCCCAATGAACACAGAATAGTTCTAAGTACTTCCAGCCTTTTGTCACTTTATTCCTCTGTTACACGTTCTGTATTTCTCTCATAACACTGTAGACATTTATTTAATAATGCCTTatgatttttgttatgttgCGTTGTGTAAACTTTTCGTGCCTTGTCTAAGTTTTCTGTGTCAAGGGTCCTTAACTGCTCCAATTGGATCAGTTCCTATCATCCCTTCCTAATTTCAGAATTTTAATGAGTTCAAATTATTCTCTCTATGTTGATTTATCTGTGGTTGTCCATGTAGATGTGTATTGGCAATACTTTTTTGGATTTTGTATTTCTTCATATTTGGCATTGATTCCTGATGCGCGCATGTTGCACTTGCATTTCTTTGACTTCTTGTGGATGTTTTTTGTTTATAATTAGCCGTGTGATCTTGAACATCATGCCATTGTGATTCTTCGTATGTTGCCATGTGCCTTGTGTTCTTTGTTTGACTCAGATGGAGGTTTTAACTGATCCAATTTTCTCAGCTTTGAGTTTGGGGAAACAGATAAACACATGTATTGTTAAATTCACTAGTTTTAGCAGCATCACATCTCTCTCTCTGCTTGTTGATTTTcgtatatttttatgtatatttaccTGTAGTTATATCCCTCTGTGTATCGTATCCACACCCTTTTTCCCACTTTTTCTTTGGTAATAGAAAGAGGATGGGATGACATTACATCTGAAAAAGTAGGGGTGAGCCTTTAGAGTCATAAGGAAGTCAAGAAATGATATTAAGCTAAGAAGTAGCTCAGAGCTGATTGTGAAAACAGTTAACCAGACAatggttcattttttttttccttgataaGATAGATTTTCCAGACAATGAATTATCTGTTCTATTGATTTTCAGGGTTGTGATGCATCTATTCTGCTAGCTGACAGTAATCAGAATGGGACTGTTGAACGTGAGGCTATACCGAACAGGACGCTGAAAGGCTTCAATTTCATTGACACcataaaggatgaaattgagGAGGCATGCCCTGGGGTTGTCTCTTGTTCTGATGTCCTTGTCCTTGCAACAAGAGATGGCATTGTTCTGGTATGAATTTGGCCATATCCTTTGTTTCTTATAGTTCAGCACCTTaagtttcttttgatgatttctttattctTACTCTTAGTACGTACTTTTCTATTTTACatggatttgttttgttttcccTATTCAGCAATTCAAGGAGCAATTCAGAGAATACAGTCTGTAACTCATGCGCTAGCATGTGTATCATCTTTCTTAAAATAGTTTACTTAAACGATCTTATAGTGCATATTTAGATATTTAGTACATAGCAGAACATTTTACACCTTCCAGTGGTATCATATGTTAACAACACAGTTCTGAAGATATAGGGATATTCATAAACAGTGCATTATGGGATCTTCTAGCTTTTTCGAACCAAATTAGCTTTTTATCATCAAGTATGTTTAATACTCTGCCTTTCCTCTCACGTGCCGCTTTCCTACATTTTAGGCTGGTGGACCATATTATCCTGTGCTTACGGGCAGAAGGGACAGTAAGGAGTCATTCTTTGATAAGGCCATGGCTGAAATTCCACGACCAAATGGGAATATCAGTGAAACTCTTAGGCTGTTTTCGCTCAGAGGATTTGATGAGAGAGAAACAGTGGCACTCCTTGGTAATCTTTCTAATCCCACTACTTTAATCTTCATATACTGCCCCTCTTTCTGgattatacatattttaaaatttctactCTTTTTCATCACCTGAAGGAGGACATAACATTGGGAGGATTGGTTGTGAattcattcggccaaggctcAGTAATTTCTTGGGCACAGGTTTACCTGATCCAACAATTCCTACTGACTTTCTTGAAGAGTTGAAGCAGAAGTGTCCACACGATAACAACACCATCAATAATATGTTCCTCGAACATACAGCTAGAGGTCTGAGTGAGTCTGCTATGTCCTACTCCCAGGGACTGTCAGTGTCAGCATTTTCCTCAATTGCAGCTTCATTTGATAACCACTATTACAAGACTTTGATGAGAGGAAGAGGGCTGCTGTTTGCTGATCAACAGTTGATGGCTAATGAAAAGACGGCTGCGGTGGTGGAGGATTATTCTTTTGACGACGGGACTATATTTAGGACAGAGTTTGCTCATGCCATGGCTAAGATGTCAAATATTGGTGTTCTTACTGGATCCAAAGGAGATGTTCGGCACAGTTGCTCCCATCTTAATTCTGATCAATGAGAACTACTGAGACTTGTTTCATTGACTTTTCCTAGTGTGGCCAGATTTAGGGAAAACTGGGATGGCATATAGTGAACTGTTTCTTTGAATGCTAATGATCTAGTTACAATTACTGACTTAACAAACTTTCTCATGCTCAGCTTGCGTCTTTTGTATGTACAACTATGTGTGTCAATATGATTTCCTGTTTTTGATTGGCATGAGCCAGACGGCAATAGGGTGTGGCCGAATGCGGAATTCGGAATTGCCTTATGCCGCATTAAGGTACGTACTATTATACTTGTATCATCTTTCTGCAAGAAAAAAGGGTTTAAATCAAGAAGAAACTCAAAAATTTATCAAGATTTCTGTTAAATTCCCGGAAGCATTGCTGAGCATGTATCACCTTCATCGGTCAGTGGAAAAGATAATCATAGTATGTGACTTTCCCTGATGTAATTCCAATGCAAACATACATGCAGGAAAATTGAACTGGTTCGTACACCCTAAAATCATGCATGTtgcaaatataaaaagagaggGAAGGTTCAGTTCTTGAAGATAGCAATTAACATCATGCATACACAAGGGAATCATATACAGTAGGATTATAAACACGAaactataacataaaagaaaaaagaggttATCCAAGATTTCGTctctttaatttcttcaattaaGTGCCCCCGAAACTTGCCCAATCTTGTTGGTCGAAGAAACATAAAACTATAATAACTCGTTCTTGAGTGGATCAAGGTATCAAAGAAGTGATTTCCAATAACTTTAAATTACATGAAACTACATAGTCATGATAGAGCACATAGCATGAGCAAATTTTGTTTTGCAAACTTGTTACTTTGTTCTAGCAGTAGTAGATCGGTAGATCCAATAGACGCAATGTTCATTCATGGACTGAAATCATATCTGAGAGCCACGGGATTGTAGACGGATGAAGTTGTTCATGTCTCAATCCCGTATGGCCCTCAGATATAGTTTCAATCAATGAAGTTGTTCATATCTCGCTTGTGGCTTCTTTGTTTTATCTAGCTAATCAATATACCTATATGTTTCTTGTGCCACCTTATTTATAATAGTAAATAGCCTACTTTAATTAGGAATTGGAAAACCTATTCCTATATGGATTTGGATACAAATCCTATTTAGACGTGAATTAAGGAAACTAGCAAATACCAAAACCTAAACAATTTTGGTTTGCTAtttcactttaaattagtcttTGATTACATAATCTTCTTCTGTCTAAagaaataaattgaaaatttcaaccacttttggtaaaaaaagaaaaaatcgacctcatgtggtcgaaatttccatttttttttttggtaaattttcTTTAGGATTTTAATCACATGGGGTcgattttttaatgaaaaatataattttgatcgcatgaggtcgaaattattttttgtacaaataataaatgaaaaagaatcaTTTTACACAAAAGTaaattatataattataaaataagtaattaaaaaaaaaaaaatcaaattttgacgGCCTGAGGTCGAAATAATTAAGTCAAATTTGTTCGAATCTGACTTAATTTTTCCGACATATACAGTCGAAAAAGTTCAATAAAAAATACACCTACCCTCTCTAAACTCTATGTCCCCCAAAATTCCCACCACCGTATCTCTGTTGCAACTCAAAGAAATCTGATAGAACAG from Lycium ferocissimum isolate CSIRO_LF1 chromosome 2, AGI_CSIRO_Lferr_CH_V1, whole genome shotgun sequence includes:
- the LOC132048292 gene encoding putative Peroxidase 48, encoding MMSKNWTMMAVSSFLVACIVTKMMAQADIVPGSASQFRIALRYGYYDEKCEDLESIVWKKMKSIVHLQHNAPAQLLRLMFHDCFIEGCDASILLADSNQNGTVEREAIPNRTLKGFNFIDTIKDEIEEACPGVVSCSDVLVLATRDGIVLAGGPYYPVLTGRRDSKESFFDKAMAEIPRPNGNISETLRLFSLRGFDERETVALLGGHNIGRIGCEFIRPRLSNFLGTGLPDPTIPTDFLEELKQKCPHDNNTINNMFLEHTARGLSESAMSYSQGLSVSAFSSIAASFDNHYYKTLMRGRGLLFADQQLMANEKTAAVVEDYSFDDGTIFRTEFAHAMAKMSNIGVLTGSKGDVRHSCSHLNSDQ